The following proteins are co-located in the Planococcus plakortidis genome:
- a CDS encoding cell wall-binding repeat-containing protein translates to MQNGSKTWKKFVSVAMIAGLVASNGVMTASATSGDKEKANEKDLQAINVLSNEKAELIKQLKKKENAEMVQKDALDPNEEVRVIVEVEGQSAVEVASAKGVQYKTLSKSEKEQIESKLVKAHANVKKTISSKGVELNSEFEYTTAFNGFSGQVKYSDVQKIKELPNVKNVYIANEYERPEAKPDMTTSHDFIQSRQVWADSKFQGEGMVVAVIDTGIDPDHKDFNITDESKVDLTKSDVEGLVSKDGLKGAYQNVKVPYAYNYYDKNAEIQDDGPDASMHGMHVAGTVGANGNEDEGGLKGVAPESQILGMKVFSNDVNFPSTFSDIYLAAIDDAVKLGADVLNMSLGSTSSFYDADSAEDKAITNAVNNGIVSAVSAGNSGHIGYGYDNPHYDNPDYGLVGSPGLNKDTIQVAATGNVVNHYTHEVEFDEFTVEGFGVDDWTDFEVQGDDIEVVSLKELTGNPNALGAASDYEGIDVEGKVVVVERGEHTFIDKTNWAAAAGAAGIIVYNSTSNVFYKDQGGWDIPFMKITREDGLELEAALAEDGELGADVEQTNVEEGPEVGRATDFTSWGVTPDLEFKPELSAPGGNILSTLENDKYGVMSGTSMAAPHVAGGAALVQQYLKNHDEFKNLSLEERTRLAKVLLLNTADITHGKSGDTISPRRQGAGMMQLNGAVTTPVILTEKATNEAKVNVKDFTENSFTFTLKAENLTDKEATYSVDTSVLVDMFQEDGEVTSNLLKSGALEGAKVSAPETVTVPANGTTDVTVTIDISEGKVPGLDKDGNSITKALEEDVFVEGFVKLTAEEGSSNPDLVLPYISFYGEWDRPDIIDSFGVEEKDEPHFYQQYYDLYNIEDADDGVYYYDLVEVDGELVYPVSPNNDGLNDKINGNITLLRNADELQTNILNAEGEKVRTVNIEKDVRKNYFNGGSGTFLSYSEARAWDGKVKGEVAADGLYEYEYKAKVDYEEADWQSKKLPVYIDTTAPEASVTVNEDDNTLEVSLSDEGVGVAFFSVNVDGERLPVEGYFDASETVIDLDEFGLDASEADLIEIIAYDHAYNAGYAISNADDTVKPVIYVDDNGPAALGLYGTNTVPVKGYVVEENLKTLKVNGKEVAFTETDKGFAFDTTIELETGRHDVKFEATDYNGNTSSIIRPVYVDTVNPTLAIDAPGVVDQDEESVEFDITVKDNFNLVKLSLDGDVLYNQDVFDEITVADPVSKTVTAKVDLAPGLNTFKVVAEDGAGNKVEKEVKIDRSDSELRAERISGADRYITAVELSQEGWESSDTVVLARGDNYADALAGVPLAKKHDAPLLLSRTAKLPADTYEEIKRLGAKTVHVLGGTGAISDAVVKQLKSDGITVERISGADRFETAAKIAEKFGKSESAIVVSGTNFPDALSVASYAGSEGTPILLSRTDSVPNATKAALVKLGVENSLIIGGTGAISEKAASELPNSFRISGADRYKTSLEVAKYFGNPTDTVYVATGKSYADALAGGALAAKDDTGVYLVGKSVPAELGEHLQKNGVEYVKVIGGSQAVSDDILKQLDEYLNNK, encoded by the coding sequence GTGCAAAACGGTTCAAAGACTTGGAAAAAGTTTGTATCTGTTGCCATGATCGCAGGTTTAGTTGCAAGTAACGGTGTAATGACTGCAAGCGCTACATCTGGCGATAAAGAGAAAGCCAATGAGAAAGACCTGCAGGCAATCAACGTTCTTTCCAACGAAAAAGCGGAATTGATCAAGCAGCTTAAGAAAAAAGAGAATGCTGAAATGGTTCAAAAAGATGCATTGGACCCGAACGAAGAAGTTCGCGTCATTGTTGAAGTTGAAGGCCAGTCAGCGGTTGAAGTGGCATCTGCAAAAGGCGTCCAATACAAGACACTTTCTAAATCGGAAAAAGAGCAAATTGAATCTAAATTAGTGAAAGCGCATGCAAACGTGAAGAAAACGATTTCTTCCAAGGGCGTTGAACTAAACTCTGAATTCGAATATACGACGGCCTTCAACGGCTTCAGCGGACAAGTTAAGTATAGCGATGTCCAGAAGATCAAAGAGTTGCCGAACGTTAAGAACGTATACATTGCAAACGAATACGAAAGACCGGAAGCGAAACCGGATATGACGACAAGCCATGATTTCATCCAGTCTCGCCAAGTATGGGCTGACAGCAAGTTCCAAGGTGAAGGGATGGTCGTCGCTGTAATCGATACAGGAATCGACCCTGACCACAAAGACTTCAACATCACAGATGAGTCAAAAGTCGATTTGACGAAATCGGACGTTGAGGGACTTGTTTCCAAAGACGGCTTGAAAGGCGCTTATCAAAACGTCAAAGTACCTTATGCGTATAACTATTATGATAAAAACGCTGAAATCCAAGACGATGGACCTGATGCTTCCATGCACGGCATGCACGTTGCCGGAACAGTGGGCGCTAACGGGAACGAAGATGAAGGTGGCTTGAAAGGTGTGGCTCCTGAATCCCAGATCCTCGGCATGAAAGTATTCTCGAATGACGTCAACTTCCCGTCGACCTTCTCCGATATCTACTTGGCAGCAATTGACGATGCAGTGAAACTTGGCGCGGATGTATTGAACATGAGTCTCGGTTCAACTTCATCATTCTATGACGCTGACAGCGCGGAAGACAAAGCCATCACAAACGCCGTCAACAACGGAATCGTATCAGCTGTATCAGCTGGTAACTCTGGGCATATCGGCTACGGCTACGATAACCCGCATTACGACAACCCGGACTACGGTTTGGTCGGATCCCCTGGGCTTAACAAAGACACGATCCAAGTTGCAGCGACAGGGAATGTCGTCAACCACTATACGCACGAAGTGGAATTCGATGAGTTCACAGTCGAAGGATTCGGCGTAGATGATTGGACGGATTTCGAAGTTCAAGGCGATGACATCGAAGTTGTATCCTTGAAGGAATTGACAGGAAATCCGAATGCATTGGGTGCTGCTTCCGATTATGAAGGCATCGATGTGGAAGGCAAGGTTGTTGTCGTTGAACGCGGTGAGCATACATTCATCGATAAAACGAACTGGGCAGCAGCAGCCGGCGCAGCTGGCATCATTGTTTACAACTCTACAAGCAATGTTTTCTATAAAGATCAGGGTGGCTGGGATATTCCGTTCATGAAGATTACCCGTGAAGACGGTTTGGAACTGGAAGCGGCACTCGCTGAAGACGGCGAACTTGGCGCAGATGTTGAACAAACAAATGTTGAAGAAGGACCTGAAGTGGGCCGCGCGACTGACTTTACTTCATGGGGCGTAACGCCGGACCTTGAGTTCAAACCGGAATTGTCTGCACCAGGCGGAAACATCCTGTCGACGCTTGAAAACGACAAATACGGCGTGATGAGCGGGACGTCCATGGCAGCTCCACACGTTGCGGGCGGCGCGGCACTTGTCCAGCAATACCTGAAAAACCATGACGAGTTCAAAAACCTTTCATTGGAAGAACGTACTCGCCTGGCGAAAGTATTGCTTCTGAACACTGCTGACATCACGCACGGCAAATCAGGCGACACAATCTCACCTCGCCGCCAAGGCGCTGGGATGATGCAACTTAACGGCGCGGTCACGACGCCAGTCATCTTGACTGAAAAAGCGACGAATGAAGCGAAAGTGAATGTTAAAGACTTCACTGAAAACTCCTTCACGTTCACATTGAAAGCCGAGAACTTGACGGATAAAGAAGCGACGTATTCAGTCGATACTTCCGTGCTAGTCGATATGTTCCAGGAAGATGGCGAAGTAACATCCAACTTGCTGAAGTCAGGCGCACTTGAAGGAGCGAAAGTTTCTGCTCCGGAAACAGTGACGGTACCGGCTAACGGAACGACAGACGTAACAGTGACGATCGATATCAGCGAAGGCAAAGTGCCTGGGCTTGATAAAGACGGCAACTCTATCACGAAAGCGCTTGAAGAAGATGTCTTCGTGGAAGGCTTCGTGAAATTGACTGCTGAAGAAGGTTCATCGAATCCTGATTTGGTCTTGCCATACATCAGCTTCTACGGTGAATGGGACCGTCCGGACATCATCGATTCCTTCGGTGTCGAAGAAAAAGACGAGCCGCATTTCTACCAGCAGTATTATGATCTTTACAATATCGAAGACGCTGATGATGGCGTTTACTACTACGACCTAGTGGAAGTTGACGGCGAGCTTGTTTATCCAGTATCTCCGAACAACGATGGCTTGAACGATAAGATCAACGGAAACATCACGCTGCTCCGTAACGCGGATGAGCTGCAAACGAATATCTTGAATGCAGAAGGCGAGAAAGTCCGTACAGTCAACATCGAGAAAGACGTCCGCAAGAACTACTTTAACGGCGGATCCGGCACATTCCTCAGCTATTCGGAAGCCCGTGCTTGGGACGGCAAAGTGAAAGGTGAAGTTGCGGCTGACGGCTTGTACGAATATGAGTATAAAGCGAAAGTCGATTACGAAGAGGCAGATTGGCAGAGCAAGAAATTGCCGGTCTACATCGATACAACTGCACCGGAAGCTTCTGTTACTGTAAACGAAGATGACAACACATTGGAAGTTTCCTTGTCCGATGAAGGTGTCGGCGTTGCATTCTTCTCCGTGAACGTTGACGGCGAGCGTTTACCTGTTGAAGGATACTTCGATGCTAGTGAAACTGTCATCGATCTAGATGAGTTCGGTTTGGATGCTTCAGAAGCTGACTTGATCGAAATCATTGCATATGACCACGCTTATAACGCTGGTTACGCAATCTCGAATGCAGATGACACTGTGAAACCAGTCATCTATGTGGATGATAATGGCCCAGCGGCTCTTGGCCTTTACGGAACGAACACTGTGCCGGTCAAAGGTTATGTAGTTGAAGAAAACTTGAAAACATTGAAAGTGAACGGCAAAGAAGTGGCATTCACTGAAACGGATAAAGGCTTTGCGTTCGATACAACAATCGAGCTTGAAACTGGCCGCCACGATGTGAAGTTCGAAGCGACGGATTACAACGGCAACACGTCTTCGATCATCCGCCCAGTCTATGTGGATACAGTGAACCCGACGCTTGCAATCGACGCTCCTGGCGTTGTTGACCAAGACGAGGAATCAGTGGAATTCGACATCACGGTAAAAGACAACTTCAACTTGGTGAAACTATCCCTTGACGGAGATGTTCTTTACAACCAGGATGTTTTTGACGAAATCACTGTAGCTGATCCAGTAAGCAAAACAGTAACGGCGAAAGTCGACTTGGCACCAGGCCTTAACACATTCAAAGTGGTTGCTGAAGACGGCGCTGGCAACAAGGTCGAAAAAGAAGTGAAGATCGACCGTTCTGATTCTGAACTTCGCGCAGAGCGCATTTCCGGTGCAGACCGCTACATCACAGCAGTTGAGCTGAGCCAAGAAGGCTGGGAATCTTCCGATACAGTCGTCCTTGCACGCGGCGATAACTATGCTGATGCTCTAGCAGGCGTACCACTTGCGAAGAAACATGACGCACCGCTTCTATTGTCACGCACAGCGAAATTGCCTGCAGACACTTATGAAGAAATCAAACGCCTTGGCGCTAAAACAGTTCACGTCCTTGGTGGAACTGGCGCGATCTCTGACGCTGTCGTGAAGCAATTGAAATCTGACGGCATCACAGTAGAACGCATCAGCGGCGCAGACCGTTTCGAAACTGCAGCGAAAATTGCTGAGAAATTCGGTAAATCCGAATCTGCAATCGTCGTCAGCGGCACGAACTTCCCGGATGCTCTAAGCGTAGCTAGCTATGCTGGATCTGAAGGCACACCGATCTTGCTTTCCCGTACAGATTCAGTGCCGAACGCAACAAAAGCGGCATTGGTGAAATTGGGCGTGGAAAACAGCTTGATCATCGGTGGAACTGGCGCTATCAGCGAGAAGGCAGCTTCCGAGCTTCCTAACTCATTCCGTATCAGCGGTGCTGACCGTTACAAAACTTCACTTGAAGTGGCGAAATACTTCGGCAACCCAACTGATACAGTTTACGTAGCAACAGGCAAATCTTATGCGGATGCTCTAGCAGGCGGCGCGCTGGCAGCGAAAGATGATACTGGCGTCTACTTGGTAGGAAAATCCGTACCAGCAGAACTTGGCGAACACTTGCAGAAGAATGGCGTTGAATACGTGAAAGTGATCGGTGGATCACAAGCCGTATCCGATGACATCTTGAAGCAATTGGACGAGTACTTGAACAATAAGTAA
- a CDS encoding cell wall-binding repeat-containing protein has product MKKKILIVLLLLLAIGVGTGTASAAGKPTVILDPGHGGAYGGTAGYSGNRTGYYEKHANMEVSKRLKSELEKRGFVVHMTRTSDVQFSRISSSADLVERMKVANGMISSGNNDNTVFISVHHNATSSPTYGGYETYYFDNRYASSSYPPSVLQRHYSPESGRLATNTHRSVIASGVKEGRGIIANSLYVTRTANVPSVLLEVGYMSNPTEEAMIKQSWFQQKIAANVAKGVDDFFDVYVVNDKNGKAIKHYTSKTDALNYSKTVSGSYVIHKKTGKVDGATKPDPEPVDRPLVYGIYHPSVKMSDNLFATEQEAINEAKKWKNTRVVHTTTGIIHWSNYLPKKFVVLDGSDKEVTRFYQEEAAIAHGGKLSKASVIDESTLENDILWSNFKRKNFIVRSKDKGEMIHLYNREEARDYARNWPNSELFDVWAQKVIYTNTDTTKYSYTPQNVQGKSRIDTAVAVSKLLYPNGFASTKGQKTVVLATANQYADALSAGPLAAHYGNAPILLSKTDSLTPAVEQELKRLKANKVVIVGGTMALSSSVESKLKNMGLTVERLSGQTRYATNEKINEKLPAADGVFVTAGNNYPDALTAASIAVVKNWPIVLVADGQAVPNSLKTAFGDEVVIVGGTTAVSASLEKAVKREIGSDAVRRLSGKTRYDTGTAAIDYFADEFMSNRLIVSTGTNYPDALVSSAVSARYNAPLFLVPDNSMPSTLTSSLTQHSKEKLINRTYYIGGAVNSSIKTTINAMQK; this is encoded by the coding sequence TTGAAAAAGAAAATTTTGATTGTGCTGTTGTTGCTGCTAGCCATTGGAGTGGGAACCGGGACTGCTTCAGCCGCCGGTAAACCGACTGTCATTCTAGACCCGGGACACGGGGGAGCTTACGGTGGAACGGCTGGTTACTCAGGTAACCGGACCGGCTATTACGAAAAACACGCCAATATGGAAGTGTCGAAGCGATTGAAATCCGAACTAGAGAAAAGAGGATTTGTCGTTCACATGACCAGAACTTCCGATGTCCAGTTTTCACGCATTTCATCCAGTGCCGATCTCGTCGAACGGATGAAAGTCGCAAACGGAATGATTTCAAGCGGAAATAATGACAATACCGTTTTCATCTCCGTTCACCATAATGCGACAAGTTCACCTACATACGGCGGATACGAAACGTATTATTTCGATAACCGCTATGCAAGTTCATCTTATCCGCCATCCGTATTGCAACGCCATTACTCGCCGGAAAGCGGCCGTTTGGCAACGAATACACACCGTTCAGTCATCGCTTCAGGTGTCAAGGAAGGCCGCGGGATCATCGCGAACAGCCTGTATGTGACGCGTACGGCGAACGTGCCATCCGTATTGCTTGAAGTGGGCTACATGTCCAACCCGACTGAAGAGGCGATGATCAAGCAATCGTGGTTCCAGCAAAAAATTGCGGCGAACGTGGCAAAAGGCGTAGATGATTTCTTCGACGTTTACGTCGTCAATGACAAAAACGGCAAAGCAATCAAACATTACACATCGAAAACCGATGCGTTGAACTATTCGAAAACTGTTTCAGGCAGTTATGTTATCCATAAGAAAACCGGGAAAGTGGACGGCGCAACAAAGCCGGATCCCGAACCGGTCGACCGCCCATTGGTTTACGGCATTTATCATCCATCCGTTAAAATGAGCGATAACTTGTTCGCAACAGAACAAGAAGCCATCAACGAAGCGAAAAAATGGAAGAATACGCGTGTGGTCCATACAACCACCGGCATCATCCATTGGTCGAATTACTTGCCGAAGAAATTTGTCGTCTTGGATGGCAGCGATAAAGAAGTGACGCGTTTCTACCAAGAAGAAGCAGCGATTGCGCATGGAGGCAAATTATCCAAAGCGTCCGTAATCGATGAATCGACATTGGAAAACGATATTCTTTGGTCGAACTTCAAGCGCAAGAACTTCATCGTCCGTTCAAAAGATAAAGGCGAAATGATTCACCTGTACAACCGGGAGGAAGCCCGCGACTATGCACGCAACTGGCCGAACTCGGAATTGTTTGACGTGTGGGCGCAAAAAGTGATCTACACGAACACAGACACAACGAAGTATTCCTATACACCGCAAAATGTTCAAGGCAAGAGCCGCATCGATACAGCCGTTGCTGTGTCTAAGCTGCTCTATCCGAATGGATTTGCCTCCACAAAGGGCCAGAAAACTGTCGTATTGGCTACGGCCAATCAATACGCTGACGCATTGTCGGCAGGCCCGCTTGCCGCCCATTATGGCAATGCGCCGATCCTGTTGAGCAAAACGGATTCACTTACTCCGGCTGTTGAACAAGAATTGAAGCGCTTGAAAGCGAATAAAGTGGTGATCGTCGGCGGTACGATGGCACTCTCAAGTTCCGTCGAGAGCAAGTTGAAAAATATGGGCTTGACGGTTGAGCGCCTGTCTGGCCAGACCCGTTATGCCACAAATGAAAAAATCAATGAAAAACTGCCTGCCGCAGACGGGGTGTTTGTGACGGCAGGAAATAACTATCCGGATGCTTTGACGGCTGCCAGTATTGCGGTTGTCAAGAACTGGCCGATTGTTCTGGTAGCGGATGGCCAAGCAGTCCCGAACAGCTTGAAAACAGCTTTCGGTGACGAAGTTGTCATCGTCGGTGGTACCACTGCAGTTTCGGCATCATTGGAAAAAGCCGTTAAACGCGAAATCGGCTCTGACGCCGTGCGCAGACTGTCAGGAAAAACACGTTACGACACAGGGACGGCAGCGATCGATTACTTCGCAGATGAATTCATGTCGAACCGCTTGATCGTCTCAACCGGCACGAACTACCCGGATGCGCTCGTATCATCCGCAGTCTCTGCACGCTATAACGCACCGCTATTCCTGGTGCCGGATAACTCGATGCCATCTACATTAACGTCTTCACTGACGCAACACAGCAAAGAGAAATTGATCAACCGCACATATTACATCGGCGGGGCGGTCAACTCGTCCATCAAAACGACAATTAACGCAATGCAAAAATGA
- a CDS encoding LTA synthase family protein: MKKTRKLNSPLLVLVILSVLLLIKLGVFRYLVYGEVSWLRLVAIDFPVFMLLPVLLFVVLRRVSPLVALIYNLFVSALLVSIVWYERYFQTVPSYFDLQQGDQAGSVMETVSLLYTPLDFLFFADILVYAALFVLYWNRPLTMKNRKKISVAAFVLVAVSAVTTVVALQKPILDMTLFAKEQGFIQTQLVQAAQQNSASAQMHLVSDEELAELKGNEFVPYTEHDRFGIAKDRHLFVIQIESLQNFAINQSINGQELTPNLNELLGDSLYFDRMFQQIGAGNTSDAEWLLHMSLMTKGLDPTVNYLNGTPLPSLVNMLNERDYYTTTYHADKLEYWNRAELYPSLGFDYAYSSEEIPNEDLIGLWPSDRTMFQFAEGEIQEQIASGKKVYANLMTVTSHTPFEVREQDKYLELPEEYVDTYTGNYLQSIRYADEAVGEFIDFLKAEGIYEESMIVVNGDHSGLHGRPMTKTDNELMAGLLGHTYSLKDRFLLPFIIAAPGLFESEVNSNFGGQVDMMPTIMNLMGIEPQSPMVGHNMLQYENNLLAVRYYLPGGSYITGDHMYLGQNARYPERYYDFDTMERIEPDKETIEQKQENALKILNHSDALLSNFLDEGEEEAETGEES, encoded by the coding sequence ATGAAAAAGACAAGAAAATTAAATTCTCCGCTGCTTGTATTAGTGATTTTATCCGTCCTTCTGCTCATTAAGCTGGGGGTATTCCGATACTTGGTCTACGGCGAAGTATCTTGGCTGCGCCTGGTGGCCATCGACTTCCCGGTATTCATGCTCTTGCCGGTCCTGTTGTTTGTCGTGCTTCGGCGGGTCAGCCCGCTCGTTGCGTTAATCTATAACCTGTTCGTGTCAGCGCTTCTCGTATCGATTGTCTGGTATGAACGCTATTTCCAGACCGTGCCGAGCTATTTTGACCTTCAGCAAGGCGATCAAGCGGGATCGGTCATGGAAACGGTCAGCTTATTGTATACGCCGCTCGATTTCCTGTTCTTTGCTGATATTCTTGTCTATGCCGCATTATTCGTCCTGTACTGGAACCGGCCATTGACGATGAAAAACCGCAAGAAAATCAGCGTTGCCGCTTTTGTATTAGTGGCGGTGAGCGCGGTGACGACGGTGGTCGCGCTGCAAAAACCGATTTTGGATATGACTTTGTTCGCCAAGGAGCAAGGCTTCATCCAGACGCAATTGGTGCAGGCGGCACAGCAAAACAGCGCGTCGGCCCAGATGCATTTGGTTTCGGACGAAGAATTGGCCGAGCTCAAGGGCAATGAATTCGTCCCTTATACCGAACATGATCGCTTCGGCATCGCAAAAGATCGCCATCTCTTCGTCATCCAGATCGAGTCCCTGCAGAATTTTGCGATCAACCAGTCGATCAATGGGCAGGAGCTGACACCGAACCTCAATGAGCTGCTCGGCGACAGCTTGTATTTTGACCGCATGTTCCAGCAGATCGGCGCAGGCAACACATCCGATGCGGAGTGGCTTTTGCATATGTCGCTGATGACAAAAGGTTTGGATCCGACGGTCAACTACTTGAATGGCACCCCGTTGCCGTCTCTAGTCAACATGCTCAATGAGCGTGATTACTACACGACGACTTACCATGCGGACAAGCTCGAATATTGGAACCGCGCAGAATTATACCCATCGCTCGGTTTCGACTATGCCTACTCGAGTGAGGAGATCCCGAATGAAGACTTGATCGGTTTATGGCCATCCGACCGGACGATGTTCCAGTTTGCGGAAGGGGAAATACAGGAGCAGATCGCGTCCGGCAAAAAAGTCTATGCGAATTTGATGACAGTGACGAGCCACACGCCTTTTGAAGTGCGTGAACAGGACAAGTATCTGGAGTTGCCGGAAGAGTATGTCGATACGTACACAGGGAACTACCTGCAATCCATTCGTTACGCCGATGAAGCGGTCGGGGAATTTATCGATTTCCTGAAAGCGGAAGGCATTTACGAGGAATCGATGATCGTCGTCAACGGAGACCATTCCGGGCTTCACGGCCGTCCAATGACGAAAACGGATAACGAGCTGATGGCCGGCTTGCTCGGCCACACATACTCCTTAAAAGACCGTTTCCTCTTGCCGTTCATTATCGCAGCCCCTGGCTTATTCGAGTCGGAAGTGAATTCCAATTTCGGGGGCCAGGTGGATATGATGCCGACGATCATGAATTTGATGGGCATCGAACCGCAATCCCCGATGGTCGGGCATAATATGCTGCAATACGAGAACAACTTGCTCGCAGTGCGTTATTATTTGCCGGGAGGCTCTTATATCACAGGCGACCATATGTACTTGGGGCAAAACGCCAGATATCCGGAACGTTATTATGACTTCGACACGATGGAGCGGATCGAACCTGATAAGGAAACCATTGAACAGAAACAGGAAAATGCCTTGAAGATCTTAAATCATTCCGATGCCTTATTGAGCAATTTCTTGGATGAAGGCGAAGAAGAAGCGGAAACTGGGGAAGAGAGTTGA
- a CDS encoding SpoIID/LytB domain-containing protein has protein sequence MLLKGLAMLLFIGVLAGGASNVSAAEDFTVKVRLTNSLGTNSSFDFVPQGNSQLKEDKTVKLDKGTRYQVQVSSGKLVLKKGSQTLKSGLTTVTVEPSIYSKANNVHLYKPGSQTIYPYLGTILFRMSGTTKIQPVNSLPFEDYLKGVVPSESPASWGASGGMESLKAQAITARSYIFSKMSQSTLEIDDTTTFQVYKGFMWDPLSPHYKSAYEYTNRAVDETQGQILTYKKADGQKGFVTAYFSSSNGGQTELPEQYWSGKLPYLSATQKDEFDTKSVLWKLNWLKQQLPDNTDLMAPATWWNTTGELNLNGSLVGEQSKNAFTNFKKDLLKKAKAQDSTVESIKIASINEIQTEDFDNTGKVRSITLEMDYYLRHSQNGALSFDMAAGAASKTLAGKDRYETAVEIAKETVGAEKAPAIVLGRGDIPADALAGTVLAHKHGAPVLLTRNDSLPSSVSDFLELQTVKGATVYLLGGTSAISENIENGLLEKGFQTKRLAGKTRSETSLVIAKEIGQMQTVLFATGNDNSSDALSASAYAASHQLPIIIHMGDKSPEATLSFLESQSTEKAILIGGTAVVPEAVETALFDRGIFSNRISGKNRVETSLEINRLLPMNGKNLVVGNAHSFVDALAGSVLAAKTNSPILMLHPDPDRLPAEHMEQISKLTKDQAYYLGGESVIPSALKTASNEYIGSSLKKHRAIVTYTAGKTPNMTAFRTLMGAANLKSVDFDIVDEPDRFVMDGSGFGHGIGMSQWGSYYRSKAGHSADDILKFYYQNVSIEHTSQFVK, from the coding sequence ATGTTATTGAAAGGCTTGGCCATGCTTTTGTTTATCGGCGTTTTGGCTGGAGGGGCATCAAACGTCTCGGCAGCTGAAGATTTTACGGTTAAAGTCCGGCTCACCAATAGCTTGGGCACAAACAGCAGCTTCGATTTCGTTCCACAGGGCAACTCGCAATTGAAGGAAGACAAAACCGTAAAATTGGACAAAGGGACCCGTTACCAGGTGCAAGTGTCTTCTGGCAAGCTGGTATTGAAAAAAGGCAGCCAAACCTTGAAAAGCGGTTTGACCACGGTGACGGTTGAACCGTCCATTTATTCGAAAGCAAACAATGTCCATCTATACAAACCGGGCTCCCAGACGATCTACCCGTATCTTGGCACGATTCTTTTCCGCATGTCCGGCACGACGAAAATCCAGCCGGTCAACTCCTTGCCATTCGAAGATTACCTGAAAGGCGTCGTGCCATCGGAAAGTCCGGCCAGCTGGGGAGCAAGCGGGGGCATGGAATCATTGAAAGCGCAAGCGATAACAGCCCGTTCCTATATCTTCTCTAAAATGAGCCAAAGCACATTGGAAATCGACGACACGACGACGTTCCAAGTGTATAAAGGCTTTATGTGGGATCCTTTATCCCCACATTATAAATCGGCTTACGAATATACAAACCGCGCAGTCGATGAAACACAAGGACAGATCCTCACGTATAAAAAAGCGGATGGCCAGAAAGGGTTTGTCACAGCTTATTTCTCATCGAGCAACGGGGGACAGACTGAACTTCCGGAGCAATACTGGTCAGGCAAATTGCCGTATCTCTCGGCCACACAAAAAGACGAGTTCGACACGAAAAGCGTTTTATGGAAACTCAACTGGCTCAAGCAGCAGCTGCCGGATAATACCGATTTGATGGCTCCGGCCACTTGGTGGAATACGACAGGCGAACTGAACCTGAACGGCTCGCTTGTCGGTGAGCAAAGTAAAAATGCGTTCACCAATTTCAAAAAAGATTTATTGAAAAAAGCGAAAGCCCAGGATTCGACGGTCGAATCAATCAAGATCGCTTCGATCAATGAAATCCAAACAGAAGACTTCGACAACACCGGGAAAGTCCGGTCCATCACATTAGAAATGGATTATTACCTCCGCCACAGCCAAAACGGGGCATTAAGCTTCGACATGGCAGCCGGTGCAGCATCCAAGACATTGGCAGGAAAAGATCGTTACGAAACAGCCGTCGAAATTGCTAAGGAAACAGTGGGTGCTGAAAAAGCGCCTGCCATCGTGCTTGGGCGAGGGGATATACCAGCAGATGCGCTGGCAGGTACCGTACTTGCCCATAAACACGGGGCTCCTGTCTTGTTAACCCGTAATGACAGCTTGCCATCTTCAGTAAGTGATTTTCTGGAACTACAAACCGTAAAAGGTGCCACTGTGTATTTACTTGGCGGAACTTCAGCCATTTCAGAAAATATCGAAAATGGATTGCTTGAAAAAGGATTCCAGACAAAGCGTTTAGCGGGTAAAACCCGTTCGGAAACATCTCTAGTGATCGCAAAAGAAATCGGGCAGATGCAAACGGTGCTGTTCGCAACGGGCAACGACAATTCATCCGATGCTTTATCTGCATCCGCGTATGCAGCCTCACATCAGTTGCCAATCATTATCCATATGGGCGATAAGAGCCCAGAAGCTACACTTTCATTTTTGGAAAGTCAATCAACCGAAAAAGCTATCTTAATCGGAGGCACCGCAGTAGTTCCAGAAGCAGTCGAAACAGCATTATTTGACCGCGGCATCTTCAGCAATCGCATCAGTGGAAAAAACCGTGTTGAAACTAGCTTGGAAATCAACCGACTATTGCCAATGAATGGCAAAAACCTTGTAGTGGGCAATGCCCATTCATTTGTCGATGCGCTCGCAGGATCTGTGTTAGCGGCGAAAACGAATTCACCGATCCTCATGCTGCATCCGGATCCGGATCGTTTACCAGCTGAACACATGGAACAGATCAGTAAACTGACAAAAGACCAGGCTTATTACCTCGGAGGCGAGTCGGTCATTCCAAGCGCCCTGAAAACGGCGAGCAATGAATACATCGGCTCTTCTTTGAAAAAGCACCGGGCGATCGTCACTTACACAGCCGGCAAGACACCGAATATGACCGCCTTCCGTACCTTGATGGGCGCAGCGAACTTGAAGAGTGTCGACTTTGACATCGTGGATGAGCCAGACCGTTTCGTCATGGACGGCAGTGGCTTCGGCCACGGCATCGGCATGAGCCAGTGGGGATCCTATTACCGCTCAAAAGCCGGCCATAGCGCCGACGACATCCTGAAATTCTATTACCAGAATGTCTCGATCGAACACACTTCCCAATTTGTGAAATAA